The Salvelinus fontinalis isolate EN_2023a chromosome 7, ASM2944872v1, whole genome shotgun sequence genomic sequence TGATTTTACTGCAACACTGTATCCAAGTTGCTTGACATAGGggtttcaaagagctgtcagtcaaggaGAGCTCACAAGTCCAAGCTCcccactcagcctgtcttttcaaacttcctggtagttTAGACCACAATTGAGCATTTCTATCCAAAACAAATATTATGGGTGATATTTTAGTCACTTAAAATGCTATTTTACATGGGAATCAGAATGACTGTAAGGGACCTTTAAAGACTAAACTAACCCTATATCAGCCCTACTCTGAGAGCTTTATGAATACAACTGGCTCAAGAAACTCAACGGGGCTTGGTCAGAAAgatgcatgacacacacacagcagtcatTCAGGACAGACAGCGGAACAATGGCCTCTAGTGGAGAGAATGTCAACTGCAGGCAGGCCAGGCACTGTAGActacttgtagtgtattcatcAGCACTGTAAAGTTGTGAGCGATTAAAGTGCAACAATGCGTTTAGGCACCCACACCCATGTATTTCTGGCTAAGAAGAACTTATCTGTGAATGCGGTAATGGTATGCCTCTTGTTTCTATTGACATATGACGGGTGTATGTGGCTGAAGAGTGTAGTTGTGTAGCTCGCTATGCAATGTTGTTTCCTGCAGTGCAGTTTCTATGTGTGGCAGGAGAAAGCCCTCCTTTCTCCtcggatgtgtcccaaatggcaacctattccctacatagggcccTAACTCTGACCAGAACACTATGGGCTCtagttaaagtagtgcactacatagggactactgccatttgggacataaccccTTCTCACCATGTTAAAGTGCCACTCGCAGTAGGCATAGCCCTTACATTCATAGTAAGGATGGCCCTGGAACGATCGCtcacatacactacacccaaagtgctgggagaggaggaggggggaaggagggaggaagagagggataaaAGAAGCCACAAAGATGAGGATGTAGAGAAAAATAAAGTATGAAGGAATGTGTTGGAAGGAAAAGAAAGGTGTCACAGGATGGAGAGTATAAAAATTAAACATAATTTCTTTGTAAAAGCTCACTCGGCAAACATCTGACTAAACCATCACATTGGAGTCCAAATATGTCTAAAATACCACTAGAGCCCATCATGTCATTTCCGACCACACACCTCGACGTGCCACTGCTTGCCCATGGCGTTGACCACGCGTCCCTCGATGGGCCTTCTGCAGGCGCCACAGATCGGCACCCCCATCTTATCATGGCAGGGAAGACAGTACAGCTCTCCCTTCAGCTCCCTGGCATCTGCTGTCAGCTCCTTACTACAGGGAGAAAGGAGGAACAAGTATTACTACAGCTCCTTActacagggagaggggagggacaaACATTATACACCAttatattacacaaaacacacacaaacaacagtgCTTTTGAAGCAGGGTAAATGGTAACATCTTAAACACTCTTGCTTTCATTATTCCAAATAGTGACTGACCCACATAATGGAATCAGGAACACATCATGTCAGATATCAGGAGGGAGCTGTGAAGTGTACTGACCCACAGTTGTTGCAGTTGAAGTGGTCGGGGTGGTAGGGGTCGTTCTTAAAGATGAGGGGGCTATCCTCGATGATGGCATGGCATTTCTGACAGATGTACTTCCCCAGACCTCGAGCCTTCTCACGGTTATGGCAGGGCCGACATAGGTGCCTGGGCAGGGACAAAAAGCAGGATGGACATCCAACATGTCTGGCTGGGACAAACAAAGCAGGGAAAGGGTGGACACAGTAGAAGTTTCTCCTACACTTTATTTACAGTGTTGGAAAAGTATTTGCCTCCTTTCTGATGTTCTCTTGCATATTGTTGATACTGAATATTaccagatcttcaaccaaaacctgatattagataaagggaacctgagtttacaaatatcAACAAACTGAGAAAATCAGAGATGGGGCAAATACTCTCACAGCACTGTATTATACAAACATACTACTGAGAGAGTTGATTTGTGATTGGTTAAATAGTCATCTACCATGGTATAATGTGCAGTGTGACTGGCTGGGGACTCCCCTGCATAATGTGCAGTGTGACTGGCTGGGGACTCCCCTGCATAATGTGCAGTGTGACTGGCTGGGGACTCCCCTGCATAATGTGCAGTGTGACTGGCTGGGGACTCCCCTGCATAATGTGCAGTGTGACTGGCTGGGGACTCCCCTGCATAATGTGCAGTGTGACTGGCTGGGGACTCCCCTGCATAATGTGCAGTGTGACTGGCTGGGGACTCCCCTGCATAATGTGCAGTGTGACTGGCTGGGGACTCCCCTGCATAATGTGCAGTGTGATTGGCTGGGGACTCCCCTGCCCCTGTATAATGTGCAGTGTGATTGGCTGGGGACTCCCCTGCCCCTGTATAATGTGCAGTGTGACTGGCTGGGGACTCCCCTGCCCATGTATAATGTGCAGTGTGACTGGCTGGGGACTCCCCTGCCCCTGTATAATGTGCAGTGTGATTGGTTGGAGATTCACCTGCCAGCGTTCTTGACGAAGCCGACGTCAGCGAGCACAGCCTGGCAGATATCACAGCAGAAACAATCAGGATGCCAGCTGTTGTTCATGGCCTTGATGACACGGCCAATGATGAACTCCCCTGAGAACACCGACCCACCAATACAACATGAGAACACCGACCCACCAATACAACATGAGAACACCGACCCACCAATACAACATGAGAACACCGACCCACCAATACAACATGAGAACACCCACCCACCAATACAACATGAGAACACCCACCCACCAATACAACATGAGAACACCCACCCACCAATACAACATGAGAACACCCACCCACCAATACAACATGAGAACACCCACCCACCAACACAACATGAGAACACCCACCCACCAACACAACATGAGAACACCCACCCACCAACACAACATGAGAACACCCACCCACCAACACAACATGAGAACACCCACCCACCAACACAACATGAGAACACCCACCCACCAACACAACATGAGAACACCCACCCACCAATACAACATGAGAACACCCACCCACCAATACAACATGAGAACACCCACCCACCAATACAACATGAGAACACCCACCCACCAACACAACATGAGAACACCCACCCACCAACACAACATGAGAACACCCACCCACCAATACAACATGAGAACACCCACCCACCAACACAACATGAGAACACCCACCCACCAACACAACATGAGAACACCCACCCACCAATACAACACGAGAACACCCACCCACCAACACAACATGAGAACACCCACCCACCAACACAACATGAGAACACCCACCCACCAACACAACATGAGAACACCGACCCACCAATACAACATGAGAACACCCACCCACCAATACAACATGAGAACACCCACCCACACAGTGGATTTACAAAGAGatttggtgtgtgtatgtgtatatgcgtgtgtgtatatgtatgtgtatgtatatgtgtgtgtatatgcgtgtgtgtatatgtatgtgtatgtatatgtgtgtgtgtgtgtgtgtgtatatgcgtgtgtgtatatgtatgtgtatgtgtgtgtgtgtgtgtgtgtgtgtgtgtgtatatgtgttggtGCGTATGTATTGGTGCgtatgtatgtgggtgtgtgtgtgtgtgtgtgtgtgtgtgtgtgtgtgtgtgtgtgtgtgtgtgtgtgtgtgtgtgtgtgtgtgtgtgtatattggtgagtatgtatgtgtgtgtgtgtatgtgtgtgtgtatgtgtgtgtgtgtatgtgtgtgtgtatgtgtgtgtgtatgtgtgtgtgtactcaccacACTGGTGGCAGCAGGGAGCGAAGAGCATCTGAAAGTCATGTTCACAGTATTTCCTGCCTTCAAACTGTCAGGAGAAAACTATGACATTTAACAGGGTGCTTCACTCACACAATAAACCCAAACACTGAACAGTTTGACATTTGAATAGCGGCAACTTTCCTCAAATTCCCCAGTTTTTCAGAAATCCTGGAGGGAATAAACCGGAAATCCAGAATCCTCCAACCATGATTTTTGGAAAACATGGGAATTTGTGGGGAAATGACAGGAATTGTGCATCCCTACATGTGATGCCCTGTGTTAGTCTACCTCATAGAAGAGCCCCTCGGGGAACTGCTGGAAGCACTGTGCACAGACGAAGCAGCCCTCGTGGTACAGCTCCCCGTTGCTGTTGACGATCTTCTCTGCCGGGGCGAAGCCGCTCTTACAGCGCTCGCACGACGCGTTTGCCAGGGCGTTCGCCATGTTGCTATGGTGACAAAAATGAAAGTATgaagatttacatttacattacatttaagtcatttagcagacgctcttatccagagcgacttacaaattggtgcattcaccttatgacatccagtggaacagccactttacaatagtgcatctaaatcttttaaggggggggggggggggggggggtcagaaggattgctctatcctatcctaggtattccttaaagaggtggggtttcaggtgtctccggaaggtggtgattgactccgctgtcctggcgtcgtgagggagtttgttccaccattggggtgccagagcagcgaacagttttgactgggctgagcgggaactgtacttcctcagtggtagggaggcgagcaggccagaggtggatgaacgcagtgcccttgtttgggtgtagggcctgatcagagcctgaaggtactgaggtgccgttcccctcacagctccgtaggcaagcaccatggtcttgtagcggatgcgagcttcaactggaagccagtggagagagcggaggagcggggtgacgtgagagaacttgggaaggttgaacaccagtcgggctgcggcgttctggatgagttgtaggggtttaatagcacaggcagggagcccagccaacagcgagttgcagtaatccagacgggagatgacaagtgcctggattaggacctgcgccgcttcctgtgtgaggcagggtcgtactctgcggatgttgtagagcatgaacctacaggaacgggccaccgccttgatgttagttgagaacgacagggtgttgtccaggatcacgccaaggttcttagcgctctgggaggaggacacaatggagttgtcaaccgtgatggcgagatcagaACAGACGACAACTCCAGAATTATTTGCTGCTGTTCTGTTGATCCTGACACAGCAATCCCTGTGAAATTAGCCCCAATCTGTTTGTGGTCTTGCGCAACTCAACTGACTGCAGTCATTGGCAAGGAGTTGGCACAATAACGACAAGAGACTGGCACTCTGGCTACCACACAGCA encodes the following:
- the LOC129860198 gene encoding LIM and senescent cell antigen-like-containing domain protein 1 isoform X4, translating into MLGVVEMTGSNMANALANASCERCKSGFAPAEKIVNSNGELYHEGCFVCAQCFQQFPEGLFYEFEGRKYCEHDFQMLFAPCCHQCGEFIIGRVIKAMNNSWHPDCFCCDICQAVLADVGFVKNAGRHLCRPCHNREKARGLGKYICQKCHAIIEDSPLIFKNDPYHPDHFNCNNCGKELTADARELKGELYCLPCHDKMGVPICGACRRPIEGRVVNAMGKQWHVEHFVCAKCEKPFLGHRHYERKGLAYCETHYNQLFGDVCYHCNRVIEGDVVSALNKAWCVNCFSCATCNTKLTLKNKFVEFDMKPVCKKCYEKFPLELKKRLKKLAETVGRK
- the LOC129860198 gene encoding LIM and senescent cell antigen-like-containing domain protein 1 isoform X3; protein product: MLGVVEMTGSNMANALANASCERCKSGFAPAEKIVNSNGELYHEGCFVCAQCFQQFPEGLFYEFEGRKYCEHDFQMLFAPCCHQCGEFIIGRVIKAMNNSWHPDCFCCDICQAVLADVGFVKNAGRHLCRPCHNREKARGLGKYICQKCHAIIEDSPLIFKNDPYHPDHFNCNNCGKELTADARELKGELYCLPCHDKMGVPICGACRRPIEGRVVNAMGKQWHVEHFVCAKCEKPFLGHRHYERKGLAYCETHYNQLFGDVCYHCNRVIEGDVVSALNKAWCVNCFSCATCNTKLTLKDKFVEVDLKPVCKHCYERMPEELKRRLARRERDASKDRKKKPVI
- the LOC129860198 gene encoding LIM and senescent cell antigen-like-containing domain protein 1 isoform X2, translated to MANALANASCERCKSGFAPAEKIVNSNGELYHEGCFVCAQCFQQFPEGLFYEFEGRKYCEHDFQMLFAPCCHQCGEFIIGRVIKAMNNSWHPDCFCCDICQAVLADVGFVKNAGRHLCRPCHNREKARGLGKYICQKCHAIIEDSPLIFKNDPYHPDHFNCNNCGKELTADARELKGELYCLPCHDKMGVPICGACRRPIEGRVVNAMGKQWHVEHFVCAKCEKPFLGHRHYERKGLAYCETHYNQLFGDVCYHCNRVIEGDVVSALNKAWCVNCFSCATCNTKLTLKDKFVEVDLKPVCKHCYERMPEELKRRLARRERDASKDRKKKPVICLNKFVEFDMKPVCKKCYEKFPLELKKRLKKLAETVGRK
- the LOC129860198 gene encoding LIM and senescent cell antigen-like-containing domain protein 1 isoform X1 — its product is MLGVVEMTGSNMANALANASCERCKSGFAPAEKIVNSNGELYHEGCFVCAQCFQQFPEGLFYEFEGRKYCEHDFQMLFAPCCHQCGEFIIGRVIKAMNNSWHPDCFCCDICQAVLADVGFVKNAGRHLCRPCHNREKARGLGKYICQKCHAIIEDSPLIFKNDPYHPDHFNCNNCGKELTADARELKGELYCLPCHDKMGVPICGACRRPIEGRVVNAMGKQWHVEHFVCAKCEKPFLGHRHYERKGLAYCETHYNQLFGDVCYHCNRVIEGDVVSALNKAWCVNCFSCATCNTKLTLKDKFVEVDLKPVCKHCYERMPEELKRRLARRERDASKDRKKKPVICLNKFVEFDMKPVCKKCYEKFPLELKKRLKKLAETVGRK